CATCCCGCGCCCGGGCGAGCGCCAGCGCAGCAGGGCCTCCACATCGCTTACGCTGCCGTCGGCGTTAATCTTGGGCTGGTAGTGGATCTCCAGCTCCGAAGACGGCAGCGCCCGGGCGAGGTAGTTATCCAGCCACAGGTAATCAAAGACCTGGGCATTAATGTCCGGGCTGTACAGGCAATGGCGGTTGCTACTGCGCCGCGCGGTGTCGAGTGCGGCACTGGCGTTGCGAATCAGGCGCAGGCTGTCCCTGCCGTGAAACGGGGCGATAGCCATACCCACCGCGACAATGGATTTGTTGTCCGGCAGATCGAGGTTGAGGATCCGTTTTGCCAGCACCGTCAGGCGGCGTGCGGAGGCCGGTACACAGGAGAGCCACATCTGCCCGTGGTGGGTCAGGATCATCTGCTGGCCGCTGAGCAGCAGCCGGTTGATGCGTGATTTGATGCGCGCCATTGCGTCGTCCGGGGCGGCAATCTCCACCACCATCAGCGCCACCTGTTTACTGGCTGACTGCATCATAATGTGCTGAATATGGCGCGATACCACCTGCGGGAGCAGCGGGGCGCAGTTTACCGGCGTTGACTGAAGTGCCGTGGTGGTGATGCTGCGCTTATCGGTAATTTCCATCCCGGAGCAGACCAGATAGCTCTCCGGCTGACCATCGGGGTGGTGAATAAACGTGGTGCGAAACAGGATCTGGTGCTGGCGGTGGGCGGTCTGTACCCGGACTTCTGTATTCAGGGCGCCGTCCTGGTAACGAAAACCGTGGATGGTGGCCCAGACACCGCTACTGGCCTGGCGATGCATAAACAGGCGAAAGGCGTTCTGGCCGATAACATCCGATTCGGTGAGCCCGGTGACCTCTTCACAGATCTTGTTAAAGCGCTGAATATTACCGTGGTGATCGAGGATAAGAATCGCATTCTCACCATTTTCTGGCAGTTGTTCAAAAAGCGAGAGTGCCGCAGAAAGTCCCTTCATAGCGTACCTTAGCCGAAAAACGCAGAGTCATGTGCAGGGATAAGACCATACTCACGGGGACAGGGGAATAATGCAAAATGCTGAATGGGGGCTAAGCAGAAAACGACGGCACGAATGTGCCGTCGTCAGGGGCCGGATCAGGCCGGTCGGGCGATAACGCTGCGCGTTTCCATACGTACTTCGGCAATGGTCACATCAATCACATCGGTGACTTTGCAGAACAGCTCGCCTTTGATCTGTATGGTGCCGTTTTCCTGGCTGATGACCAGCTCGTCGCGTACCGGGTGGATAAACGGTGCCGGAATAAACGCCACGGCGCCATTATCGACCAGCCGCACGCGCATGCCGCCACGGCTGACATCGATAATCTCTGCGGCGAAACGGGTATCCGTACCGGCTTTATCTTTCAGGAAGCGGGCATACAGCCAGTCGCCCACGTCACGCTCCGCCATACGGTTAAGGCGGCGGCGTTCAGACATCTGCACGGTGACTTCA
This Shimwellia blattae DSM 4481 = NBRC 105725 DNA region includes the following protein-coding sequences:
- a CDS encoding EAL domain-containing protein — translated: MKGLSAALSLFEQLPENGENAILILDHHGNIQRFNKICEEVTGLTESDVIGQNAFRLFMHRQASSGVWATIHGFRYQDGALNTEVRVQTAHRQHQILFRTTFIHHPDGQPESYLVCSGMEITDKRSITTTALQSTPVNCAPLLPQVVSRHIQHIMMQSASKQVALMVVEIAAPDDAMARIKSRINRLLLSGQQMILTHHGQMWLSCVPASARRLTVLAKRILNLDLPDNKSIVAVGMAIAPFHGRDSLRLIRNASAALDTARRSSNRHCLYSPDINAQVFDYLWLDNYLARALPSSELEIHYQPKINADGSVSDVEALLRWRSPGRGMISPAKFIHFAESTGQIIAIGRWVMEQALQQAARWRDNGIHLRVAVNLSPLQLCDGELFLAHKARLRQLNFSRSPLDIELTESCLAPDQHQARTMIRAFRHLGARIHLDDFGTGYSSLSQLVHFPINAVKLDKSFVRDVHRYPSTQSLVQAIVAMAHVLEMEIIAEGVETPEEDNFITACGIEQRQGFLFARPMPAEDLERWLEDNTRRGKSRPSPLPMMA